From a region of the Bradysia coprophila strain Holo2 chromosome X unlocalized genomic scaffold, BU_Bcop_v1 contig_173, whole genome shotgun sequence genome:
- the LOC119068093 gene encoding protein tramtrack, beta isoform isoform X1 yields MMPQQYCLRWKYHHSNLQNMFSQLLDRGCFCDVTLACEGQTLKAHRVVLCACSTFFDTILTNCSIEKDPIIIMKDCKFDDVKCLIEFMYKGEINVEHNNLASLLKTAEELRIKGLAEVSWRDEEAADEQQQTSMKITNNNNSTYIERTTSQNNSTDTTPQPIPLYLPNTSPPHNENGVPQIPLQKRKRGRPPLDGPFESYSTPKIAHIESNASNFNSANLVSVMLDAENSMDKTNEEETCNESTADMDCERELESPRVVPKIERPETPTDDYNYYRADNDVEGNSHDDMDYDDFKPPDMDASTSTTLTPQEQEEWKEVVKLNDYLLKGRRPQFWEESITKRVIEAIKTRDLEMKKAAELLGVSYGTLYGRYRETYGCLKHPYRIKEADIIGMLRRGNIAMPQAAELLKTSPANLIGLIEQANQNNYYFDRDSSDDYIEQNGRKNTPDS; encoded by the exons ATGATGCCCCAGCAGTATTGTCTACGATGGAAGTACCATCATAGTAATTTACAGAATATGTTTTCCCAGCTACTGGATCGAGGCTGTTTTTGTGATGTAACGCTAGCTTGCGAAGGACAAACATTGAAAGCGCACCGGGTGGTGCTGTGTGCGTGTAGTACATTTTTCGACACAATTCtgacaaattgttcgataGAAAAGGATCCAATTATCATAATGAAAGATTGCAAATTCGACGATGTCAAATGCTTGATTGAGTTCATGTACAAAGGGGAAATAAATGTCGAACAT aACAATTTAGCGTCACTTCTAAAAACAGCCGAAGAACTGCGAATAAAAGGTCTGGCCGAGGTGTCTTGGCGGGACGAAGAAGCAGCAgacgaacaacaacaaaccaGCATGAAGATCACAAATAACAATAACAGTACATACATAGAACGCACCACCTCACAAAACAATTCCACCGACACAACTCCGCAGCCCATACCACTATATCTACCAAACACTTCGCCCCCACACAATGAAAACGGTGTCCCGCAAATACCATTACAGAAACGAAAAAGAGGCAGACCGCCCCTGGACGGCCCGTTCGAAAGCTACAGTACGCCAAAGATTGCCCACATAGAAAGTAACGCATCCAATTTTAACAGCGCCAATTTAGTGTCAGTCATGCTCGATGCAGAAAATTCAATGGACAAAACGAATGAAGAAGAAACGTGCAATGAATCGACCGCAGACATGGACTGTGAAAGAGAGCTGGAGTCGCCGAGAGTTGTTCCAAAAATTGAAAGACCTGAAACACCGACTGATGACTATAACTATTATAGAGCCGATAATGACGTGGAAGGTAATTCTCACGATGATATGGACTATGACGACTTCAAACCACCGGATATGGATGCTTCAACCTCG ACAACGTTAACACCTCAAGAACAGGAAGAATGGAAAGAAGTGGTAAAATTAAACGATTATCTGCTGAAAGGGCGACGACCGCAATTTTGGGAAGAATCCATCACAAAACGTGTCATCGAAGCCATCAAAACGCGAGATCTGGAAATGAAAAAGGCGGCGGAATTGCTAGGCGTTTCGTATGGCACCCTATACGGTCGATACCGTGAAACCTATGGATGCTTAAAGCACCCATATAG AATCAAGGAGGCAGATATTATTGGCATGCTACGACGCGGTAATATTGCAATGCCACAAGCTGCTGAATTGTTAAAAACATCGCCAGCAAATCTGATCGGACTTATTGAACAA gCCAATCAAAACAACTATTACTTTGATCGAGACTCTTCGGATGATTATATTGAACAGAATGGTCGCAAAAACACTCCAGATTCATAA
- the LOC119068093 gene encoding protein tramtrack, beta isoform isoform X2 — protein sequence MMPQQYCLRWKYHHSNLQNMFSQLLDRGCFCDVTLACEGQTLKAHRVVLCACSTFFDTILTNCSIEKDPIIIMKDCKFDDVKCLIEFMYKGEINVEHNNLASLLKTAEELRIKGLAEVSWRDEEAADEQQQTSMKITNNNNSTYIERTTSQNNSTDTTPQPIPLYLPNTSPPHNENGVPQIPLQKRKRGRPPLDGPFESYSTPKIAHIESNASNFNSANLVSVMLDAENSMDKTNEEETCNESTADMDCERELESPRVVPKIERPETPTDDYNYYRADNDVEGNSHDDMDYDDFKPPDMDASTSTTLTPQEQEEWKEVVKLNDYLLKGRRPQFWEESITKRVIEAIKTRDLEMKKAAELLGVSYGTLYGRYRETYGCLKHPYR from the exons ATGATGCCCCAGCAGTATTGTCTACGATGGAAGTACCATCATAGTAATTTACAGAATATGTTTTCCCAGCTACTGGATCGAGGCTGTTTTTGTGATGTAACGCTAGCTTGCGAAGGACAAACATTGAAAGCGCACCGGGTGGTGCTGTGTGCGTGTAGTACATTTTTCGACACAATTCtgacaaattgttcgataGAAAAGGATCCAATTATCATAATGAAAGATTGCAAATTCGACGATGTCAAATGCTTGATTGAGTTCATGTACAAAGGGGAAATAAATGTCGAACAT aACAATTTAGCGTCACTTCTAAAAACAGCCGAAGAACTGCGAATAAAAGGTCTGGCCGAGGTGTCTTGGCGGGACGAAGAAGCAGCAgacgaacaacaacaaaccaGCATGAAGATCACAAATAACAATAACAGTACATACATAGAACGCACCACCTCACAAAACAATTCCACCGACACAACTCCGCAGCCCATACCACTATATCTACCAAACACTTCGCCCCCACACAATGAAAACGGTGTCCCGCAAATACCATTACAGAAACGAAAAAGAGGCAGACCGCCCCTGGACGGCCCGTTCGAAAGCTACAGTACGCCAAAGATTGCCCACATAGAAAGTAACGCATCCAATTTTAACAGCGCCAATTTAGTGTCAGTCATGCTCGATGCAGAAAATTCAATGGACAAAACGAATGAAGAAGAAACGTGCAATGAATCGACCGCAGACATGGACTGTGAAAGAGAGCTGGAGTCGCCGAGAGTTGTTCCAAAAATTGAAAGACCTGAAACACCGACTGATGACTATAACTATTATAGAGCCGATAATGACGTGGAAGGTAATTCTCACGATGATATGGACTATGACGACTTCAAACCACCGGATATGGATGCTTCAACCTCG ACAACGTTAACACCTCAAGAACAGGAAGAATGGAAAGAAGTGGTAAAATTAAACGATTATCTGCTGAAAGGGCGACGACCGCAATTTTGGGAAGAATCCATCACAAAACGTGTCATCGAAGCCATCAAAACGCGAGATCTGGAAATGAAAAAGGCGGCGGAATTGCTAGGCGTTTCGTATGGCACCCTATACGGTCGATACCGTGAAACCTATGGATGCTTAAAGCACCCATATAGGTAA